The region ATCGCAGCAACGccttgttttaaaaacacatattattatattataatgtaaatttaatattaccCAGCTTACTTTCTTGTCCACAGAACAACAACGGAAAGGGTAAGTGCAGTCCTGAAAGTCTCCAATTCTGGGACTAATCAGCGTGAACCCGGGGTCATATATTATGTCGTTGCGGCAGAGCCTCCTCGGCACACACTCCATATTAAAGCCACAGATGTCGTATTCCTGGGGATTGATTATCGAGGAAGTAGAGTCTTCCCCGTACACCTGGTCCGGTGGCCATCGTACCCAGATAAGGAGTCAGCAAGAGGACCATTGCTGCGATCATCCAGCTGCATTGGCTTCTCATTGCTTTTTAGAAAATTGAGGAGAAATGAGccgatatttatttttatttaattttaatattattaaaaatggttttaatggttttttttccAGATGAAGAAGAATTGTCTTTTGTAATCCACTTTACAAAAGACACATATAGTCATACCCAAGGTAACTTTTGAGTATTATATTTgatcttaaaatattaataaaaaaaaatgtttagaaacCTAATTCATGGCACTTATACTTATGTAATGCGTATTACCTACAATAGAATACTTGCGTGTTCTTACAAAGTTTAGTAAAAGTACCATTATAATTCTTGAggaatgatattttaaaatagatgTTTGGAAACTGGTAATGTATCTAATATCATAATATCTACAGTTAATAATTGCATTACGCACGTACCTATTAGTTTAAAGAGAGTACTATGTGTAGAAGTCAATCTTATAGGTGGTAATTTCCGAAGTCAACTGAAtagaaatagttaaataacGAAACATTTATAGAACCTGCTTGGGAGATTCTGAAAGGCGGCGATCGGAAGAGAACTGGAAAATGAAATTCAGTGAGAAAAAAACGTGATAATGGGAGCAATtagacattttaaataatctcCGGAGAGCAGAGATAGAGATTCTCGATCCCATAATACGGCCGATCGTTGCGAGAGCAGAGTCAGTTGAAAACGTGTCGCGGCCCTTGaaagtatttcaaaataaactgCGCATTGATCCGCTTGAAACTTGAAGCGGTGAGTCGGAATTGTTCTGATTTCTCGCCGATTGTGTGCTGCTTATTGTTTGGCTCCGCTTTTGCCGTATAAACGCTGTGAATGAGTGCGGTCTTTTCCCACACCAGTCATCGCCATGCAAGTGGAGCTAGTGTTGGTGGCCGGTTTGTTGCTGATTTCGCTCATCTCGGTGGGTTTTTCGGTTCGCACCTGTGAGAGCCACGAGATCTGCATTAGCAAGAAAACATGCGATGAGACGGATGACTCCGGGAAGGGGAAGCTGGTCCGTCGCATACTGGACAATAGCTGTGGCCTCGAGTTGGTCTGCTGCGAGAAGGTGCAGCTGGAGAGCTTCTACGCCCATCAGGCCCAAGTGGAACAGAACAGTCAGCGCCGGGGAAATCCCTGGAGCTTTTCGGAAAACCCCCTAGAAGCCGCACTTAATGAGACACAGAACCTTGTCAAAAAGGATGATGAGGGCTACAAAAGCTGCGGATTCCAGCAGGAATGCGTTCCCCGCCACGTCTGCAAAAACGGATCGATTAATGCAGATGGCAGGTACATTGTCACGCCGCGAATCAGTAAGGACATCAGTTTTGGATGTGGACTCTTAGAGCAGTGCTGTTCGCTGAACGATcaggtaaacaaaaacaaagcagaGAATAATCATAACAAGATCAACCACACTCTATACGTTATTGCGAGCACACAGATAATTTTCGGCTAAAAACTCAACTAATTCTTTTGTTggttttaaagaatttatacGATCAATGTCaatgtgttttttaatcaattatataattacatttgttttagTATACAAGTTTGCCTCCGGAAATGGAAACAGAATGTGATTTGATTTCTTGATTTACTTTGTACTAGTGAGGTCAGTTCGCCAATCAAGTCCGATTTACGAGCGCAAATAATTTAGGGttgggttttattttactttatttcttgctcaattaaaaaattttaaaaatcgtaaCTCATCCTTAAAATTATGAAGACTTGTTATGAGTTAATCAAAGAGGAATTTCCcaaatttgaaatttcaatattGTTGTAAtcttatgattttttattcttaAGATTGTGACTTCCTTAGACCTTTTATTTGGTCAGAAAGGGTGTTTACCAGGTCGAGGTCAAGtgtatttttctatttaagaTGAAATCTATTTGTCTTGgaataaaaatagaaagaaaatGCTCTTCAAAGTGGGTGGTATTGCTATCGATTTAGTTTTAACTCTAACCCTATACTCGAGTTACAGAACATTTTGGTTCTCcgaattaattaagtttttatactTATCTCGTTGTTTTGCTCATTTCAGATCGAAGAGGGTCATAATCCTATGCAGCGAGACATAGAGGACTTCCAGTCCAAGGGATGTGGGTACAGCAATCCCAAGGGACTAATTTACCAGCTGGACGGCTACAACGACGGTGAGTCCTCCTTTGCCGAGTTTCCTTGGATAGTGGCATTGATGGACATGGAGGGGAACTACATCTGCGGCGGTACCCTGATCCACCCGCAACTGGTGCTGACCAGTGCCCACAACATGGCCCAGTACAGTGAAGACTCGCTGCTGGTTCGGGCTGGTGACTGGGATTTGAACAGCCAGACGGAGCTGCATCCCTACCAGATGCGTGCGATTAAAGAGTTGCATCGCCACGAGGACTTCAGCAGCCTGACCCTCTACAACGACATAGCTTTGGTGGTACTGGAGCGGCCGTTCAAGTTGGCGCCGCACATCCAGCCCATCTGTCTGCCGCCGGCGGAGACGCCTAAGTtgcaggagcagctgcagaaTGCCCACTGTTTGGCCACCGGCTGGGGGCATAAAAACAACACGTCCCCCACCTTGGAGCACCTGCTGAAGCGCATCGAGCTGCCCGTGCTGGACCACGAGACCTGCCAGCGGTTGTTGCGTCGCACGGTCCTGGGGCGTCGCTACCGTTTCCATGCGAGCTTCCTTTGTGCCGGCGGGGTGGAGGGCAAGGACACGTGCAGGGGCGACGGCGGTTCTCCCTTGTTCTGCACGATGCCCGGCGAACGGGATCGATACCAGCTGGTGGGCATCGTGTCCTGGGGCATCGATTGCGCCGTTAAGGATGTGCCCGCGGCCTACGCAAATGTGGCCTACCTGAGGAACTGGATCGATGAGCAGATTGCCAAGAACGGGTTCTCTGTGTCCCTTGCTTAAGCCAAATCTCAAATTAAACGCTTAGATTGTTTATATGAAACTATACTACTATTTCGttcgcaaaaaaataaatatagaaaaaattaatattttttgagtaCACTTGCGATAATATTCGGCAGCAAGAAATGTTTTCGCTCAAAGCTTGAATTGTTCATTGCAATTTTTAGATGTCATTATCATCTCAGCACCTACCGGCGAAGAACATCTTAAGCGCATCGATCAAGTTATAAGCATTTCACAGGATAATTGTATCAGATGCATAAGGCAAAAAATGCTTATATTTCAGGGAACGAAATTGAATACTTAGACATTATAATTTGGAAGCAATTATATATGGTGTAAACTACTATTGCAAACTATTTATTCCAAACTATTCTCAGTCGGCCGCTTTGAACCAACTTCGCAGAAAAAACGAAGCATACACTTTTGGTCAGCAACAAGCATTTAAAGCTCTGAGGTCCCATATGATTAATGCACACAACTAGCTTATTTCGATGCATATTTACCTCTGATTTTGGCTACAGACCAGGTCACAGCCTGTCAGTATAGGGTCCAATTGGAAAAATGCTCTTTATCATCCGCTCCACAAATGGATATGTCAAGCGACACTTTAATCAACTGAAACCTAAGCGCTCATCAACAAACTCTAGTGAGAAACTTCGAGAGTTTTTGTGGGTTCCTGAAATCACGCAACCAGATTCCACGTCTGCACCACAACACGTAGACCGACCTTCAAGTTCCCCCACTGTTCATTATCGCTATTCTGAACCTGATCCTCCCGAGAGCTCCGGATTGTCTACATCAAGCGTACCAGTCGCCAATGCAGCCGTCTTCGCCAAGAAGTCGAGCGTTTATCAATTTGCATTCTAAATAGACCAAGAGTAAACTTgaaaaaaccaaagcaaacaaCCAAATAATTTCAGTGAGTCACAGTTAACAAAAACTTTGGCAAACCGAAGTTTGTATACCTTTGTAGCTATtccgaaaattaaatattctttaaaaaaataatattccgATTTGTATGTCTATTATGATTTTCCGCTTAGTGAATTAATCGTTTCTATCGCAGCTATGTACATGACATCATTGttcgatttcaataaaattaaaaccgtaattataaaatattaaacctttactttaattgaaagaatttaaagaacagcgaagttataatttgttttcatttattttttttattgtttcattgggatctatatgatatagtcgcccGACTTACCAacatttaaaccgtaattaaaaaacagcgaagctataatttttgtcACTAATTTATTCGATTACTTATACGGGAACTATTACTTTTTGAGGTAGCTTTTGTTTTGCACATAGCCTTTAAACTTG is a window of Drosophila gunungcola strain Sukarami chromosome 2R unlocalized genomic scaffold, Dgunungcola_SK_2 000030F, whole genome shotgun sequence DNA encoding:
- the LOC128256851 gene encoding phenoloxidase-activating factor 2-like, whose translation is MQVELVLVAGLLLISLISVGFSVRTCESHEICISKKTCDETDDSGKGKLVRRILDNSCGLELVCCEKVQLESFYAHQAQVEQNSQRRGNPWSFSENPLEAALNETQNLVKKDDEGYKSCGFQQECVPRHVCKNGSINADGRYIVTPRISKDISFGCGLLEQCCSLNDQIEEGHNPMQRDIEDFQSKGCGYSNPKGLIYQLDGYNDGESSFAEFPWIVALMDMEGNYICGGTLIHPQLVLTSAHNMAQYSEDSLLVRAGDWDLNSQTELHPYQMRAIKELHRHEDFSSLTLYNDIALVVLERPFKLAPHIQPICLPPAETPKLQEQLQNAHCLATGWGHKNNTSPTLEHLLKRIELPVLDHETCQRLLRRTVLGRRYRFHASFLCAGGVEGKDTCRGDGGSPLFCTMPGERDRYQLVGIVSWGIDCAVKDVPAAYANVAYLRNWIDEQIAKNGFSVSLA